One stretch of Halichoerus grypus chromosome 10, mHalGry1.hap1.1, whole genome shotgun sequence DNA includes these proteins:
- the MFSD2B gene encoding sphingosine-1-phosphate transporter MFSD2B isoform X1, with amino-acid sequence MAASPGAPRAPADEAPPPQPEARTSERSSDSRAGQLSFCTKVCYGIGGIPNQVASSATAFYLQLFLLDVAQVPAAQVSLVLFGGKVSGAAADPVAGYFINRSRRTGSGRLMPWVLGCTPFITVAYFLLWFLPPFTSLRGLWYTSFYCLFQALATFFQVPYAALTMLLTPCPRERDSATAYRMTLEMAGTLMGAAVHGLIVAGAHGPHRCGDAALAGPLAVSPDATRLYSIAAAVLALTYPVCTSLLCLGVKERPDSSAPASGQGLSFLAGLGLTVRHPPYLKLGISFLFISAAIQVEQSYLVLFCTHASRLHDHVQSVVLTILVSAVLSTPLWEWVLQRFGKKISAFGICVMVPFAILLAAVPTAPVAYVVAFVSGVSIAVSLLLPWPLVPSLCWGLAVPPAGDGGHQLRPWSAPGRAPDGRNGGQLCWGKGLSPGSLWARMTLTCSLSPESSQAGGCQGDKRDNSAALSPRSMLPDVVDAFQQQHQHGPGLETIFYSSYVFFTKLSGAGALGISTLSLEFAGYEAGACKQAEQVVVTLKVLIGAVPTFMILTGLCILMVGPTPKVPSQDPSRRQSLQRRTSYSLA; translated from the exons GACAGCAGAGCCGGTCAACTCTCATTCTGTACCAAGGTGTGCTATGGCATTGGTGGGATCCCCAACCAGGTGGCCTCCAGCGCCACCGCCTTTTACCTGCAACTCTTCCTGCTTGATGTGGCCCAG GTCCCTGCTGCCCAGGTGTCACTTGTCCTATTTGGAGGGAAGGTGTCTGGGGCAGCTGCCGACCCTGTGGCTGGGTACTTCATCAACAGAAGCAGGAGGACAGGGTCTGGACGCCTCATGCCCTG GGTGCTGGGCTGCACGCCCTTCATCACCGTGGCCTACTTCCTCCTGTGGTTCCTGCCCCCCTTCACCAGCCTGCGGGGCCTCTGGTACACGAGCTTCTACTGCCTGTTCCAGGCCCTGGCCACG TTCTTCCAGGTGCCCTACGCGGCGCTCACCATGCTCCTGACCCCCTGCCCGAGGGAGCGGGACTCGGCCACGGCGTACC GGATGACCCTGGAGATGGCGGGGACGCTGATGGGAGCCGCCGTCCACGGGCTCATCGTGGCGGGCGCCCACGGGCCGCACAGGTGCGGGGACGCGGCGCTCGCCGGGCCGCTCGCCGTCTCCCCCGACGCG ACTCGCCTCTACTCCATTGCAGCCGCCGTGCTTGCTCTGACTTACCCCGTGTGCACCAGTTTGCTCTGCCTCGGGGTGAAGGAGCGACCAG actcctctgccccagcctcaggCCAAGGCCTGAGCTTCCTGGCTGGACTGGGCCTCACTGTCCGGCACCCGCCCTACCTGAAGCTGGGGATCTCCTTCCTGTTCATCTCAGCAGCCATTCAG GTGGAGCAGAGCTACCTGGTCCTGTTCTGTACACATGCGTCCCGGCTCCATGATCACGTCCAGAGCGTGGTGCTAACCATCCTG GTCTCGGCTGTGCTGAGCACCCCGCTGTGGGAGTGGGTCCTACAACGATTTGGGAAGAAGATATCAGCCTTCGGGATCTGT GTGATGGTGCCTTTTGCGATCCTGTTGGCCGCTGTACCCACAGCCCCGGTGGCCTATGTGGTGGCCTTTGTATCTGGCGTGAGCATTGCTGTGTCCTTGCTGCTGCCCTG GCCCCTTGTGCCCAGCCTGTGCTGGGGACTGGCTGTCCCACCTGCAGGAGATGGAGGCCACCAGCTCCGTCCTTGGAGCGCTCCTGGAAGGGCACCAGATGGCAGGAATGGTGGGCAGCTGTGTTGGGGGAAGGGGCTGTCGCCGGGCTCTCTGTGGGCCAGGATGACTCTGACTTGCTCTCTGTCCCCAGAGAGCTCTCAGGCTGGTGGCTGTCAAGGGGATAAAAGGGATAATTCTGCAGCCCTCTCCCCCAGGTCCATGCTTCCAGATGTGGTGGATGCCTTCCAGCAGCAGCACCAGCATGGCCCAGGCCTGGAGACCATCTTCTACTCATCCTATGTCTTCTTCACCAAGCTTTCTGGCGCAGGCGCCCTGGGCATCTCCACTCTCAGTCTGGA GTTTGCGGGCTATGAGGCAGGAGCCTGCAAGCAGGCGGAGCAGGTGGTGGTGACCCTCAAGGTCCTCATCGGGGCCGTGCCCACCTTCATGATCCTCACCGGTCTGTGCATCCTCATGGTTGGCCCCACTCCAAAGGTGCCCAGCCAGGACCCTTCCCGCCGGCAGAGCCTTCAGAG GAGGACCAGCTACAGCCTTGCTTGA
- the MFSD2B gene encoding sphingosine-1-phosphate transporter MFSD2B isoform X2, with amino-acid sequence MAASPGAPRAPADEAPPPQPEARTSERSSDSRAGQLSFCTKVCYGIGGIPNQVASSATAFYLQLFLLDVAQVPAAQVSLVLFGGKVSGAAADPVAGYFINRSRRTGSGRLMPWVLGCTPFITVAYFLLWFLPPFTSLRGLWYTSFYCLFQALATFFQVPYAALTMLLTPCPRERDSATAYRMTLEMAGTLMGAAVHGLIVAGAHGPHRCGDAALAGPLAVSPDATRLYSIAAAVLALTYPVCTSLLCLGVKERPDSSAPASGQGLSFLAGLGLTVRHPPYLKLGISFLFISAAIQVEQSYLVLFCTHASRLHDHVQSVVLTILVSAVLSTPLWEWVLQRFGKKISAFGICVMVPFAILLAAVPTAPVAYVVAFVSGVSIAVSLLLPWSMLPDVVDAFQQQHQHGPGLETIFYSSYVFFTKLSGAGALGISTLSLEFAGYEAGACKQAEQVVVTLKVLIGAVPTFMILTGLCILMVGPTPKVPSQDPSRRQSLQRRTSYSLA; translated from the exons GACAGCAGAGCCGGTCAACTCTCATTCTGTACCAAGGTGTGCTATGGCATTGGTGGGATCCCCAACCAGGTGGCCTCCAGCGCCACCGCCTTTTACCTGCAACTCTTCCTGCTTGATGTGGCCCAG GTCCCTGCTGCCCAGGTGTCACTTGTCCTATTTGGAGGGAAGGTGTCTGGGGCAGCTGCCGACCCTGTGGCTGGGTACTTCATCAACAGAAGCAGGAGGACAGGGTCTGGACGCCTCATGCCCTG GGTGCTGGGCTGCACGCCCTTCATCACCGTGGCCTACTTCCTCCTGTGGTTCCTGCCCCCCTTCACCAGCCTGCGGGGCCTCTGGTACACGAGCTTCTACTGCCTGTTCCAGGCCCTGGCCACG TTCTTCCAGGTGCCCTACGCGGCGCTCACCATGCTCCTGACCCCCTGCCCGAGGGAGCGGGACTCGGCCACGGCGTACC GGATGACCCTGGAGATGGCGGGGACGCTGATGGGAGCCGCCGTCCACGGGCTCATCGTGGCGGGCGCCCACGGGCCGCACAGGTGCGGGGACGCGGCGCTCGCCGGGCCGCTCGCCGTCTCCCCCGACGCG ACTCGCCTCTACTCCATTGCAGCCGCCGTGCTTGCTCTGACTTACCCCGTGTGCACCAGTTTGCTCTGCCTCGGGGTGAAGGAGCGACCAG actcctctgccccagcctcaggCCAAGGCCTGAGCTTCCTGGCTGGACTGGGCCTCACTGTCCGGCACCCGCCCTACCTGAAGCTGGGGATCTCCTTCCTGTTCATCTCAGCAGCCATTCAG GTGGAGCAGAGCTACCTGGTCCTGTTCTGTACACATGCGTCCCGGCTCCATGATCACGTCCAGAGCGTGGTGCTAACCATCCTG GTCTCGGCTGTGCTGAGCACCCCGCTGTGGGAGTGGGTCCTACAACGATTTGGGAAGAAGATATCAGCCTTCGGGATCTGT GTGATGGTGCCTTTTGCGATCCTGTTGGCCGCTGTACCCACAGCCCCGGTGGCCTATGTGGTGGCCTTTGTATCTGGCGTGAGCATTGCTGTGTCCTTGCTGCTGCCCTG GTCCATGCTTCCAGATGTGGTGGATGCCTTCCAGCAGCAGCACCAGCATGGCCCAGGCCTGGAGACCATCTTCTACTCATCCTATGTCTTCTTCACCAAGCTTTCTGGCGCAGGCGCCCTGGGCATCTCCACTCTCAGTCTGGA GTTTGCGGGCTATGAGGCAGGAGCCTGCAAGCAGGCGGAGCAGGTGGTGGTGACCCTCAAGGTCCTCATCGGGGCCGTGCCCACCTTCATGATCCTCACCGGTCTGTGCATCCTCATGGTTGGCCCCACTCCAAAGGTGCCCAGCCAGGACCCTTCCCGCCGGCAGAGCCTTCAGAG GAGGACCAGCTACAGCCTTGCTTGA